A window from Deltaproteobacteria bacterium encodes these proteins:
- a CDS encoding PAS domain-containing protein produces the protein MQAKVMESERRRVKSRGSLDADIIIANAPDPVFVSDLEGKILQANDAVSQLLGFRQDEVLEQSLARFISPEETREFRAALREVVERGVMRNVVLNPRSAGGEVIPTSLNASALRDPDGRAIGVIGILRDMRELDKARAYAESLIKNAPDPVFVSDLEGKILQANDAVFALLGFRPDELIEQSLSRIISSAETREFLAALREVVERGVTRNARLNPRSASGEGIPTTLNASALHDTDGKVIGAIGILRDMRELDKARAYAESLIKNAPDPVFVSDLEGKILQANDAVSALLGFRPDEVLEQSLS, from the coding sequence ATGCAAGCGAAAGTCATGGAGTCCGAGAGGCGGCGGGTCAAATCGCGCGGATCGCTGGACGCCGACATCATCATCGCCAACGCCCCTGATCCAGTGTTCGTCTCCGATCTGGAAGGCAAGATTTTGCAGGCGAACGATGCGGTTTCCCAGTTGCTCGGATTCCGTCAGGACGAAGTGCTGGAGCAATCGCTGGCCCGCTTCATCAGTCCGGAGGAAACCCGGGAATTCAGGGCGGCGCTGCGGGAAGTGGTCGAGCGCGGCGTCATGCGGAACGTCGTCCTCAACCCTCGGAGTGCGGGCGGCGAGGTCATCCCCACGAGCCTGAACGCCTCCGCACTCCGCGATCCTGATGGCCGGGCGATCGGCGTCATCGGCATCCTGCGCGACATGCGAGAGCTGGACAAGGCAAGAGCCTATGCCGAGAGCTTGATCAAGAACGCGCCGGATCCCGTGTTCGTGTCGGACCTCGAGGGAAAGATCCTGCAAGCCAACGACGCCGTCTTCGCGCTCCTCGGCTTCCGCCCAGACGAGCTCATCGAGCAATCGCTCTCGCGCATCATCTCCTCTGCCGAGACCCGGGAGTTTTTGGCGGCACTCCGCGAAGTCGTGGAACGCGGCGTCACCCGCAACGCCAGACTCAACCCGCGGAGCGCGAGCGGCGAGGGCATCCCGACGACGCTCAACGCCTCCGCCCTCCACGACACCGACGGGAAGGTGATCGGTGCCATCGGCATCCTTCGCGACATGCGCGAATTGGACAAGGCCCGAGCATACGCCGAGAGCCTGATCAAGAACGCGCCCGATCCCGTGTTCGTGTCCGACCTCGAGGGAAAGATCCTGCAGGCCAACGATGCCGTCTCCGCCCTCCTTGGCTTCCGCCCGGACGAGGTCCTCGAACAGTCGCTCTC
- a CDS encoding prepilin-type N-terminal cleavage/methylation domain-containing protein, with amino-acid sequence MRSVRPRGFTLIELVVAMAVIGVLAGMSAVALGRMKTRGNFSSASGDFIATLRTARAEAFARGNPTVVVVDSLAARWWAIEDVNGDFSLASFSPSTPAPSPDRLIYSGTLPSGTSFGPLDGWGSALPPPYSAIPTGYLNIVLADGGSGGVADITVDGGSAAPNFKYCSFCDTSSKQGAITFLPSGGAIFNGGPLGVGQQISLQDVQSVDGGVAGAPTSIMDFVIVAATGAAEAVAVR; translated from the coding sequence ATGCGTTCCGTGCGTCCGCGCGGCTTCACCCTGATCGAGCTGGTGGTGGCCATGGCCGTCATCGGCGTCCTCGCCGGCATGTCGGCGGTTGCGCTCGGCCGGATGAAGACGCGCGGCAACTTCTCCAGCGCCAGCGGCGATTTCATCGCCACGCTCCGCACGGCGCGGGCGGAGGCGTTCGCCCGCGGCAATCCTACGGTGGTCGTCGTCGACTCACTGGCAGCCCGCTGGTGGGCCATCGAGGACGTGAACGGGGACTTCTCGCTGGCTTCCTTCAGCCCCTCGACCCCGGCGCCTTCGCCGGACCGGCTGATCTATTCGGGGACGCTGCCGAGCGGGACCAGCTTCGGACCGCTCGACGGCTGGGGATCGGCGCTTCCGCCGCCATACTCCGCGATCCCCACCGGATACCTGAACATCGTCCTCGCCGACGGCGGGTCCGGCGGCGTCGCCGACATCACCGTGGACGGCGGGAGCGCGGCGCCTAATTTCAAGTACTGCAGCTTCTGCGACACCAGCTCGAAGCAGGGAGCGATCACCTTTCTTCCCTCGGGGGGCGCCATCTTCAACGGCGGGCCTCTCGGTGTCGGACAGCAGATCAGCCTGCAGGACGTGCAGTCCGTGGACGGCGGCGTGGCCGGAGCGCCGACCAGCATCATGGATTTCGTCATCGTGGCGGCGACCGGCGCCGCCGAGGCGGTGGCCGTCCGATGA